A single window of Paracoccus albus DNA harbors:
- a CDS encoding DsbA family protein, whose product MKSLLAALLMTATPALALDLGAMSDSEKEAFGAAVREYLMENPEVMIEAMNALEQRRMAEETKNDAAMIAQLQDEIYNDGNSYVGGNPDGDITVVEFIDYRCGVCRQVFPHVEEVVANDENVRVIFKDYPILGEESELASRFAIAVKQAEGNEAYKKVHDHFYTMRGNVSEDSLRATAEEMGFDADAIMTAMNSDAVNEVLAANAQLAQQLQISGTPSFIIGDTLLRGMPQTGIVPVIEQARQAQEG is encoded by the coding sequence ATGAAATCGCTGCTCGCCGCCCTGCTCATGACTGCCACACCGGCCCTCGCACTGGACCTCGGCGCGATGAGCGATAGCGAAAAAGAGGCATTCGGCGCGGCTGTTCGCGAATACCTGATGGAAAACCCCGAAGTCATGATCGAGGCGATGAACGCGCTTGAACAGCGCCGCATGGCTGAGGAAACGAAAAATGACGCGGCGATGATCGCCCAGCTTCAGGATGAAATCTACAACGATGGCAACAGCTATGTCGGCGGCAACCCCGACGGCGATATCACTGTCGTCGAATTCATCGACTACCGCTGCGGCGTCTGCCGGCAGGTCTTTCCCCATGTCGAAGAGGTCGTGGCCAATGACGAGAACGTCCGCGTCATCTTCAAGGATTATCCGATCCTGGGCGAGGAAAGCGAACTTGCGTCACGCTTTGCCATTGCGGTGAAGCAGGCCGAAGGCAACGAGGCATATAAGAAAGTCCATGACCATTTCTATACGATGCGCGGCAATGTCAGCGAGGACAGCCTGCGCGCCACAGCAGAAGAAATGGGCTTCGATGCCGACGCCATCATGACGGCGATGAACTCGGACGCGGTAAATGAGGTGCTGGCCGCAAATGCGCAGCTGGCCCAGCAATTGCAGATTTCCGGCACGCCCAGCTTCATCATTGGCGACACGCTGCTGCGCGGTATGCCGCAGACCGGCATCGTTCCCGTGATCGAACAGGCGCGTCAGGCGCAGGAAGGCTGA